From one Rosa rugosa chromosome 4, drRosRugo1.1, whole genome shotgun sequence genomic stretch:
- the LOC133742866 gene encoding phosphomevalonate kinase, peroxisomal has product MAVVASAPGKVLLTGGYLILDRPNAGLVLSTNARFFAIVKPLYDHLKPDSWAWKWTDVKLISPQLSRESIYKLSLKDLTLENVSSGDSRNPFVEQAVQYCVAAARATLDKDKKDSLEKLLLQGLDITILGSNDFYSYRNYIEARGLPLTPDALAALPAFASITFNAEESNGENCKPEVAKTGLGSSAAMTTAVVAALLHYLGVVNLASVLHQEKDTTDLDTVHVIAQTAHCLAQGKVGSGFDVSSAVYGSHRYVRFSPEVISSAQVAVMGTPLPEVVLEILKGKWDHERTKFCLPPLMTLLLGEPGTGGSSTPSMVGAVKKWQKSDPEKSLDTLRKLSEANSALETQLNTLSKLAEKHWDDYKCVIDSCSILKTDKWIEQVGNPNQQAIVKALLGARDAMLGIRFHMHQMGEAAGVPIEPESQTKLLDATMSMEGVLLAGVPGAGGFDAVFAVTLGDSGSHVTKSWSSFNVLALLVREDPHGVSLESADPRTKEITSSISSVHID; this is encoded by the exons ATGGCCGT AGTTGCTTCAGCTCCAGGGAAGGTTCTGTTGACCGGAGGCTACCTAATTCTCGACAGACCCAATGCCGGGCTCGTGCTCAGCACCAACGCTCGCTTCTTCGCCATTGTCAAACCGCTCTACGATCACCTCAAGCCTGACAGCTGGGCTTGG AAATGGACCGATGTGAAATTGATCTCTCCTCAGCTCTCTAGAGAAAGCATCTACAAATTGTCACTGAAAGATTTAACTCTTGAAAACGTTTCTTCAGG TGACTCGAGGAACCCTTTTGTGGAGCAAGCAGTGCAATACTGTGTGGCTGCTGCTCGAGCAACACTTGACAAGGACAAAAAGGATTCGTTAGAGAAATTACTATTGCAAG GTCTTGACATCACGATTTTAGGAAGCAATGACTTTTATTCGTATCGGAATTAC ATTGAAGCCCGTGGTCTGCCTTTGACTCCAGATGCATTGGCTGCACTTCCTGCCTTTGCATCTATTACCTTCAATGCCGAGGAATCAAATGGAGAAAATTGTAAGCCTGAAGTTGCAAAAACTGGACTGGGTTCTTCTGCGGCAATGACAACTGCTGTTGTTGCTGCTTTGCTTCATTACCTGGGGGTTGTTAATCTTGCCTCCGTGCTTCATCAAGAAAAGGACACCACAGATCTTGATACAGTGCATGTGATAGCTCAAACTGCTCACTGTCTTGCACAGGGAAAAGTGGGCAGTGGTTTTGATGTTAGCTCTGCAGTTTATGGAAGTCACCGTTATGTCCGCTTTTCACCAGAAGTGATTTCTTCTGcacag GTTGCAGTGATGGGAACTCCACTACCTGAAGTTGTTCTTGAAATCCTAAAAGGAAAGTGGGACCATGAGAGGACTAAGTTCTGTTTGCCACCATTGATGACTCTT TTACTCGGAGAACCAGGGACTGGAGGATCATCCACTCCATCAATGGTAGGTGCTGTGAAAAAGTGGCAGAAGTCTGACCCTGAGAAATCTTTGGACACGTTGAGAAAGTTGTCAGAGGCAAATTCAGCCCTTGAAACACAACTCAATACTCTAAGCAAATTGGCGGAAAAACACTGGGATGACTATAAATGCGTGATAGACAGCTGCAGCATTCTGAAAACAGACAAG TGGATAGAGCAAGTCGGTAATCCAAACCAACAAGCAATAGTTAAAGCATTATTAGGAGCAAGAGATGCTATGCTTGGGATCAGGTTTCATATGCATCAGATGGGTGAGGCTGCAGGTGTTCCG ATAGAGCCAGAATCACAAACAAAGCTTTTGGATGCTACTATGAGTATGGAAGGAGTTTTGCTGGCCGGAGTTCCTGGAGCAGGTGGATTTGATGCAGTATTTGCAGTTACCTTAGGGGATTCTGGAAGCCACGTGACAAAATCATGGAGCTCATTCAATGTTTTGGCCTTGTTAGTTAGAGAAGATCCTCATGGTGTTTCTTTAGAATCTGCTGATCCACGAACAAAGGAAATTACCTCATCCATTTCCTCGGTTCATATTGATTAA
- the LOC133745234 gene encoding vacuolar-processing enzyme-like: MRGQYCSSGVFLVLLTIFGVSSAQLPKLMPQEFPEDFIIHVDRGSSNSDTNGTRWAVLVAGSMGYGNYRHQADVCHAYQILKKGGLKDENIIVFMYDDIANNPENPRPGVIINKPDGEDVYHGVPKDYAGENATAANLYAVILGDKSNLSGGSGKVLNSGPNDNVFIYYTDHGGPGLIGMPEGDYVYANDLVDVLIKKHEANAYKNMVFYLEACESGSMFEGLLPTNISIYATTASNATESSWGTYCPDMTPPPPPEYDTCLGDLYSVSWMEDCDLQDLRQESLEEQYQSVKLRTVNNNTYGSHVMQYGNMYQTSDLVSFYLGANDNSSSIESKSPQSILEVVDNRDADLLHLWHKFQRAPAGSEMKQEAKRVLDDEISSRQRIDHNINQIEQLVLGYSSNFVRPGGQALVDDWDCFKTVVKTYEKHCGSLSNYGMKHTRVFANMCNAGISVEQVAAASARTC; the protein is encoded by the exons ATGAGAGGGCAGTACTGTTCCAGTGGAGTATTTTTGGTATTGCTTACCATCTTTGGTGTGAGCAGTGCTCAACTTCCCAAGTTGATGCCACAAGAATTTCCAGAGGATTTCATTATTCATGTTGATAGGGGCTCTAGCAACAGTGACACAAATGGAACAAGATGGGCAGTTCTAGTTGCTGGGTCTATGGGTTATGGAAACTATAGGCATCAG GCTGATGTGTGTCATGCATATCAAATTTTGAAGAAAGGTGGACTGAAAGAtgaaaacatcattgttttcatGTACGATGACATTGCAAACAACCCTGAGAATCCAAGGCCTGGTGTCATCATCAACAAGCCCGACGGCGAGGATGTTTACCATGGAGTTCCCAAG GATTACGCAGGAGAGAATGCTACTGCTGCTAATCTTTATGCTGTCATTCTTGGAGATAAATCTAATCTCTCTGGGGGTAGTGGCAAGGTTCTGAACAGCGGGCCAAACGACAATGTCTTTATCTATTACACCGACCATGGCGGGCCTGGGCTCATCG GTATGCCTGAGGGCGATTATGTCTATGCCAATGATCTGGTAGATGTTCTGATAAAGAAGCATGAAGCTAATGCATACAAAAACATG GTATTTTACCTTGAAGCTTGTGAATCCGGGAGTATGTTCGAGGGTCTACTGCCGACAAATATAAGCATCTATGCAACCACAGCATCAAATGCAACTGAGAGTAGTTGGGGAACGTACTGCCCTGATATGACTCCTCCTCCACCTCCTGAATATGACACTTGCTTGGGTGATTTGTATAGTGTTTCTTGGATGGAGGATTg TGACTTACAAGATTTGCGCCAAGAGTCTCTGGAAGAGCAATATCAATCG GTTAAATTGAGAACAGTAAATAATAATACTTATGGTTCTCATGTTATGCAATATGGAAATATGTATCAAACCTCAGATTTAGTATCCTTTTACTTGGGTGCAAATGATAACTCTTCCTCCATTGAAAGCAAATCGCCACAGTCAATCTTAGAAGTTGTTGACAATCGCGATGCAGATCTTCTTCATCTTTGGCACAAG TTCCAACGCGCACCCGCTGGCTCTGAAATGAAGCAGGAAGCTAAAAGGGTCCTAGATGATGAAATTTCAAGTAGGCAGCGCATTGACCACAACATAAACCAAATCGAACAACTTGTGTTGGGATATTCAAGTAACTTTGTTCGTCCTGGGGGGCAAGCTCTTGTTGATGATTGGGACTGCTTTAAGACAGTT GTGAAAACTTATGAGAAACATTGTGGGTCATTGTCAAATTATGGTATGAAACACACACGAGTTTTTGCCAACATGTGCAATGCTGGGATCAGCGTGGAGCAAGTGGCTGCTGCATCGGCTCGAACTTGCTAG